A section of the Acidobacteriota bacterium genome encodes:
- a CDS encoding aldo/keto reductase: MQQRKLGTQGLVVSEQGLGCMGMSEFYGSLDENESIATIQRAIELGLNFFDTSDMYGPYTNEVLVGKTIADRRDKVIIATKFGIQRDGENNTVRSINGRPEYVRAACDASLQRLGIDCIDLYYQHRVDPKVPIEETVGAMAELVSAGKVRYLGLSEAAPQTIRRAHAVHPISALQTEYSLWSRDPEAEILQTVRQLGIGFVAYSPLGRGFLTGQIKRFDDLEATDYRRYSPRFQGENFQKNLELVERVKALAEAKGITASQLALAWVLAQGDDIVPIPGTKRRQYLEENIAASEVKLTATDLAEIEAVFPKDAAQGLRYPEAFMKSVNL; encoded by the coding sequence ATGCAACAGAGAAAATTGGGCACACAGGGGCTTGTGGTTTCCGAACAGGGGTTGGGTTGTATGGGGATGTCGGAATTTTATGGCAGCCTCGATGAGAACGAATCGATTGCGACGATTCAGCGTGCCATTGAACTGGGACTGAATTTTTTTGACACCTCTGATATGTACGGGCCTTACACCAATGAAGTGCTGGTCGGTAAAACCATTGCCGACCGTCGCGACAAGGTCATCATCGCGACGAAATTCGGCATTCAGCGCGATGGCGAAAACAATACAGTGCGCAGCATCAATGGTCGCCCCGAATATGTGCGCGCGGCGTGCGACGCTTCGCTGCAACGTCTCGGCATTGATTGCATTGACCTCTATTATCAACACCGCGTTGACCCGAAAGTACCCATCGAAGAAACCGTTGGCGCGATGGCGGAACTCGTGAGCGCCGGCAAGGTGCGCTATTTAGGACTTTCAGAAGCCGCGCCGCAAACCATTCGTCGAGCGCACGCCGTGCATCCGATTAGCGCGTTGCAGACTGAGTATTCATTGTGGAGCCGCGACCCCGAAGCAGAGATTTTGCAAACCGTGCGCCAACTCGGCATCGGCTTTGTGGCTTACAGCCCGCTCGGACGCGGATTTTTGACCGGACAAATTAAACGTTTCGATGACCTCGAAGCTACCGATTACCGGCGTTATTCGCCGCGCTTTCAAGGCGAAAATTTCCAGAAAAATCTTGAACTCGTCGAGCGCGTAAAAGCCTTAGCCGAAGCCAAAGGCATCACCGCTTCACAACTGGCGCTCGCCTGGGTGCTGGCGCAAGGCGACGATATTGTGCCGATACCGGGAACCAAACGCCGCCAATACCTCGAAGAAAATATTGCTGCCTCGGAGGTGAAATTGACCGCAACCGATTTGGCAGAGATTGAAGCGGTCTTCCCGAAAGACGCGGCTCAGGGATTGCGCTACCCCGAAGCGTTCATGAAATCGGTCAATCTGTAA
- a CDS encoding ATP-binding protein, whose protein sequence is MSLRLKFIAYLIIIHLLFAGVAIYLLLQNRIWLLAVEAVFVISLLIGIAIIKNFFGTIELINTGAQFLSDSDFTARFREVGQKELDQLIHIYNRMIDHLRDERIKLQEQNYFLDKIMKASPSGIITFDFDKRIAMVNPCAEQMLQSATANLLGKKLNEIQTPFTDELDELSIGEARVMNLTGRRRIKCQRSQFLDRGFTRDFILMEELTEELRQSEKTAYEKLIRLMSHEVNNSVGSANSLLHSCLLYKDQLAEDDRRDFETALSVVISRTDQLNRFMKSFADVVRLSEPHRAVCDVVQLVKGITVFMREDLARRHIKLNWEMQTPIADIALDRTQMEQVFVNVLKNAMEAIGERGVITIRTGMAAGRWFIAIEDTGSGIAPEVQSQLFTPFFSTKENGQGIGLTMVQEILDNHRFDFSLVSEPGKATQFTIWF, encoded by the coding sequence ATGAGTTTGCGACTCAAATTCATTGCTTATCTGATTATCATTCATCTGCTGTTTGCCGGAGTGGCGATTTATCTGCTTTTGCAAAATCGCATCTGGCTTTTGGCGGTCGAAGCGGTCTTTGTGATTTCGCTGCTCATCGGCATTGCGATTATTAAAAATTTCTTTGGCACCATCGAACTCATCAATACCGGCGCGCAATTTTTAAGTGACAGCGATTTTACCGCGCGGTTTCGCGAAGTCGGGCAAAAAGAACTCGACCAACTCATTCACATCTACAATCGCATGATTGACCACCTGCGCGATGAACGCATCAAATTGCAGGAGCAGAATTATTTTCTCGATAAAATCATGAAGGCTTCGCCCTCAGGCATTATCACTTTCGATTTCGATAAACGCATCGCTATGGTGAATCCTTGCGCTGAGCAGATGTTGCAATCCGCGACGGCGAATCTCCTGGGCAAAAAACTCAATGAAATTCAGACGCCGTTTACCGATGAACTCGATGAATTGAGCATCGGTGAAGCGCGGGTGATGAATTTAACCGGCAGGCGGCGCATCAAATGTCAACGGTCGCAATTTCTGGATAGAGGGTTTACCCGCGATTTTATTTTAATGGAAGAACTCACAGAGGAATTGCGCCAATCGGAAAAGACCGCTTATGAAAAACTGATTCGCCTGATGAGCCACGAAGTCAATAACTCGGTAGGCTCGGCAAATTCGCTGCTGCATTCCTGTTTGCTCTATAAAGACCAACTCGCGGAAGATGACCGCAGAGATTTTGAAACGGCGTTAAGCGTGGTGATTTCGCGCACCGACCAACTCAACCGCTTTATGAAAAGTTTCGCCGATGTGGTGCGGCTCAGCGAGCCGCATCGCGCCGTGTGCGATGTCGTCCAACTGGTAAAAGGCATCACGGTTTTTATGCGCGAAGATTTGGCGCGCCGCCACATCAAATTGAACTGGGAAATGCAAACGCCGATAGCAGACATTGCGCTTGACCGCACGCAGATGGAGCAGGTTTTCGTCAATGTTTTGAAAAATGCGATGGAAGCGATTGGCGAGCGCGGCGTTATTACGATTCGCACAGGCATGGCAGCCGGTCGCTGGTTCATTGCCATCGAAGATACGGGAAGCGGCATTGCGCCCGAAGTGCAATCACAATTGTTCACGCCGTTTTTCAGCACCAAAGAGAATGGACAAGGCATAGGACTTACGATGGTGCAGGAAATTTTGGATAATCACCGGTTCGATTTTTCGTTGGTAAGCGAACCGGGCAAAGCGACACAGTTTACGATTTGGTTTTAG
- a CDS encoding CDP-alcohol phosphatidyltransferase family protein, which translates to MPSVYNLKPAFQSCLRPAARWLARHSITANEVTVAAVMISSIQGAFIVWQPAVAWPLILMPVTLFIRLSLNAIDGILAREHGLASNLGVVLNEFGDLASDMMLYLPLALVPEVSTPLLVVVVCLALVSEAMGLVALQISGARGNEGPMGKSDRAVLFGALAFALGLGVASQAWSTGLLILTMMLLIATIANRAGSALRRAKRTRKNCI; encoded by the coding sequence GTGCCAAGTGTTTACAACCTCAAGCCTGCTTTTCAGAGTTGTCTGAGACCCGCAGCTCGCTGGCTCGCGCGGCATTCCATCACCGCCAATGAGGTGACCGTTGCGGCGGTGATGATTTCCTCAATTCAAGGGGCGTTCATTGTGTGGCAACCGGCAGTTGCGTGGCCGTTAATCCTGATGCCGGTGACGCTCTTTATCCGCCTGTCGCTTAATGCGATTGATGGCATACTGGCGCGTGAGCACGGTTTGGCAAGCAATCTTGGCGTCGTACTCAACGAATTCGGCGACCTCGCATCGGACATGATGCTCTACCTCCCGCTTGCCCTTGTGCCGGAAGTGTCGACGCCCCTCCTGGTTGTTGTCGTCTGTCTGGCACTGGTAAGCGAGGCGATGGGGTTAGTCGCTTTACAGATTAGCGGGGCGCGAGGCAATGAAGGTCCAATGGGTAAGAGCGACCGTGCAGTGCTATTTGGTGCGCTCGCTTTCGCGCTTGGACTTGGGGTCGCGTCACAGGCTTGGAGTACCGGGCTGTTAATTCTCACGATGATGTTGCTCATCGCGACGATTGCAAACCGCGCCGGTAGCGCATTGCGGCGTGCAAAGCGAACCCGGAAAAATTGTATTTAG
- a CDS encoding phosphatidate cytidylyltransferase, whose protein sequence is MSPSAALASDIFRFFAILTTSLIVSGGVSLAILRFGFSKNVSQAWNAYLGWVAMVPVIGASLLAGRVVAIGFFAIIAIFAFTEYARATGLHRDFVMTLISLAGIVGLGIAALARDPATGASGWYGLFMTVPVLVCAALMLAAILRNQPEGQLKIVALSLFGFLYIGWMFAHILFLTNTRNPYGYLLYLLFAVELNDIAAFVCGKLFGRRPLCTNVSPGKTREGAFGAVVISALFPLTVRFALPDFSMLECVLAGLIVGIGGHLGDLSISVIKRDLGIKDMGTLIRGHGGILDRIDSLLYTAPLFFHFTRYTHGW, encoded by the coding sequence ATGTCACCATCAGCAGCACTTGCAAGCGACATCTTTCGTTTCTTCGCGATTCTCACGACGAGTCTCATCGTGAGTGGCGGGGTGAGTTTGGCTATTCTCAGGTTTGGCTTCTCAAAAAATGTCTCACAAGCCTGGAATGCCTATCTCGGCTGGGTTGCAATGGTGCCGGTCATTGGCGCGAGTCTGCTGGCAGGGCGCGTTGTGGCAATCGGTTTTTTCGCGATAATCGCTATCTTTGCGTTCACCGAATATGCTCGCGCAACTGGTCTGCATCGCGACTTTGTCATGACATTAATTAGCCTTGCCGGGATTGTCGGTCTGGGAATTGCCGCTCTGGCGCGCGACCCGGCAACCGGCGCTTCCGGCTGGTACGGGCTTTTTATGACTGTGCCGGTCTTGGTATGTGCAGCACTGATGCTCGCGGCAATTTTGCGAAACCAGCCCGAAGGGCAGTTAAAGATCGTTGCGCTATCGCTCTTCGGATTTCTCTATATCGGGTGGATGTTCGCACACATTCTATTTCTAACCAATACGCGCAACCCTTACGGCTATTTGCTCTATCTGCTCTTCGCCGTTGAACTCAATGATATTGCCGCATTCGTCTGCGGCAAGCTTTTTGGTCGCCGACCGCTCTGCACGAATGTGAGCCCGGGAAAGACCCGCGAAGGGGCGTTTGGCGCAGTCGTCATCTCAGCGTTGTTCCCGCTCACTGTGCGCTTCGCGTTACCGGATTTCTCAATGTTGGAATGTGTCCTCGCCGGTTTAATCGTTGGCATTGGCGGACACCTTGGCGATCTTTCAATCAGTGTTATTAAACGCGACCTTGGGATAAAGGACATGGGGACGCTCATTCGCGGTCACGGAGGTATCCTTGACCGTATCGACAGTTTGCTCTACACCGCACCGCTTTTTTTCCATTTCACACGCTACACACACGGCTGGTAA
- a CDS encoding lysophospholipid acyltransferase family protein encodes MDWNYAIVTDSNRSLVERLKTCRRKSDSLVYAARLIIAVAIRIALRLYNRFDIVGREHLPRDGSFVLVANHASHLDAVALLAALPLRSLHSAYPLAARDYFCANRLRLALTTIIANVMLFDRDARGKQTLKLCQQMLAKPNNIFLIFPEGTRSIDGRIGRFRRGVGLLLAGTAYRVVPCYLDGTGRALPKGAWIPRPERIRLTIGEARTYERIEQTDDGALRVCADLRSAVLALSSENWLPATQPISQEFNR; translated from the coding sequence ATGGATTGGAACTATGCAATCGTCACAGACAGCAATCGCTCCTTGGTTGAGCGACTCAAAACCTGTAGACGAAAATCTGACTCACTTGTCTATGCCGCACGCCTCATCATAGCGGTGGCGATTCGCATCGCTTTAAGACTCTATAACCGCTTCGACATTGTCGGTCGCGAACATCTTCCCCGCGATGGTTCATTCGTGCTGGTGGCGAATCACGCGAGCCATCTTGACGCTGTTGCGCTCCTTGCCGCGCTACCATTGCGGTCGCTGCACTCAGCCTATCCGCTTGCGGCGCGCGATTACTTTTGTGCGAATCGTTTGCGTCTTGCCCTCACTACGATTATTGCGAATGTGATGTTGTTTGACCGTGACGCCAGGGGGAAGCAGACGTTGAAACTCTGCCAACAGATGCTCGCGAAACCAAACAACATTTTCTTGATATTCCCGGAGGGCACGCGCTCAATAGATGGTCGCATTGGCAGGTTCAGGCGCGGCGTCGGTTTGCTGCTTGCAGGCACCGCTTACCGAGTCGTGCCTTGCTACCTTGATGGGACAGGCAGAGCCTTACCTAAAGGAGCCTGGATTCCTCGTCCTGAGCGAATACGACTGACCATCGGAGAAGCGCGCACCTATGAGCGAATCGAGCAGACGGACGACGGTGCGCTCCGGGTTTGCGCAGACCTTCGTAGCGCGGTTCTCGCGCTCTCATCCGAAAACTGGTTGCCTGCGACGCAACCCATCTCACAGGAGTTCAATCGATGA
- a CDS encoding bifunctional alpha/beta hydrolase/class I SAM-dependent methyltransferase yields the protein MINTRTPSDTISEITPTEHSMTLADGTELFYRAWISRQPTPKSLILFHRGHEHSGRLEDVVRDLRLGDVDVFAWDARGHGHSFGARGYAPSFGRFAKDMDDFVQHISQTYGKRLEDMIVLGHSVSAVMVAAWIHDYAPPVRAMIMVTPALRVRLYVPFARFMLRLMHRLIRRRTLYVSSYVKGRLLTHDRKEARRYDNDPLISRRIAVNVLLGLHDTAMRLIADAGAIQTPVLMLAGGADYVVSLSAECQFFDRLGSQEKRMRVFAGMYHDILHEKDRQSVLDEIHRFIHTSFARQEVPRSDAEVTTTRDEYERLQRPLPGFSLRRFWFATQRAFMKTYGRLSKGIRLGWQMGFDSGQSLDYIYENRARGSLLIGRLIDWFYLNNSAWVGIRQRKANLQKLLHESIERVSESGTQIYILDVATGQGRYVLETLAILDAQNMTAKLRDYRDENIEAGRALAAQFGLKGVTFEKADAFDDASYAALDPHPNIAIVSGLFELFADNALVRRCLRGIASTMEEGGYLIYTNQPWHPQIEMIARVLTNRNGEPWVMRRRTQWELDELVREAGFRKIRTAVGGRGIFTVSIAQRDRKSP from the coding sequence ATGATCAATACCCGGACACCCTCCGACACAATTTCCGAAATTACGCCGACCGAGCATTCAATGACGCTTGCGGATGGCACAGAATTGTTCTACCGGGCGTGGATTTCACGGCAACCAACACCGAAATCGCTCATCCTTTTTCACAGAGGGCACGAGCATTCGGGTCGGCTGGAAGATGTTGTGCGAGACCTTCGACTGGGCGATGTTGATGTCTTTGCCTGGGATGCACGTGGTCACGGACACTCTTTCGGCGCGCGCGGTTATGCGCCGAGTTTTGGTCGCTTCGCGAAAGATATGGACGATTTTGTTCAGCACATTTCGCAAACCTACGGGAAGCGACTTGAAGACATGATTGTTCTTGGACACAGCGTAAGCGCGGTAATGGTTGCCGCCTGGATTCACGACTATGCCCCGCCTGTGCGCGCGATGATTATGGTGACGCCTGCGCTACGTGTAAGACTCTATGTGCCCTTCGCGCGTTTTATGCTGCGCCTGATGCACAGGCTCATTCGACGCCGCACTTTGTATGTGTCGAGTTATGTCAAAGGGCGTTTGCTGACGCATGACCGAAAGGAAGCGCGCCGCTACGACAACGACCCACTAATCTCGCGCAGGATTGCCGTGAACGTTCTGCTTGGATTGCACGATACGGCAATGCGTCTAATCGCCGATGCCGGCGCAATCCAAACTCCTGTACTGATGCTTGCGGGCGGCGCAGACTATGTGGTGTCGCTTTCAGCCGAATGCCAGTTTTTTGACCGGCTCGGCTCACAGGAAAAGCGTATGCGCGTCTTCGCTGGGATGTACCACGACATCCTGCATGAGAAGGATCGGCAATCTGTCCTTGATGAAATCCATCGCTTCATTCATACCTCCTTTGCCCGCCAGGAAGTGCCACGCAGCGATGCAGAGGTGACGACTACTCGCGACGAATATGAACGATTGCAAAGACCGCTGCCTGGGTTTTCGCTGCGGCGTTTCTGGTTCGCAACGCAACGCGCATTCATGAAGACTTACGGCAGGCTCAGCAAAGGGATTCGACTCGGCTGGCAGATGGGGTTCGATTCAGGCCAGTCGCTCGATTATATCTACGAAAATCGCGCACGCGGCTCATTGCTCATCGGACGCCTTATAGACTGGTTTTACCTCAACAATTCTGCCTGGGTAGGCATTCGTCAGCGTAAAGCGAATCTTCAAAAATTGCTGCATGAGTCTATCGAGCGAGTGAGCGAATCGGGCACGCAGATATACATTCTCGATGTCGCAACTGGACAAGGACGGTATGTGCTCGAAACTCTCGCAATACTCGATGCTCAAAATATGACGGCTAAATTGCGGGATTATAGGGATGAGAATATTGAGGCAGGTCGCGCGCTTGCAGCGCAGTTTGGTTTAAAAGGGGTTACCTTTGAAAAGGCAGACGCTTTCGACGATGCATCTTACGCTGCGCTCGACCCGCACCCGAACATTGCAATTGTTTCGGGATTATTTGAACTTTTCGCAGATAACGCATTGGTGCGGCGATGTCTTCGGGGAATCGCCTCAACGATGGAAGAAGGCGGCTATCTCATCTATACGAATCAGCCGTGGCATCCTCAGATTGAGATGATTGCGCGCGTATTGACGAATCGTAATGGCGAACCTTGGGTCATGCGGCGTCGCACGCAATGGGAACTTGATGAACTTGTACGCGAAGCAGGTTTCAGGAAAATCAGAACAGCGGTCGGCGGTAGAGGAATCTTCACGGTGTCAATCGCGCAGCGAGACCGCAAAAGCCCGTAG
- a CDS encoding type II secretion system protein: protein MKFYEKIKNLVSPQKQLLATGDRRPTTGASGFTMLELVIVMTIIVILAAIGVVNYQKLQIHARETVLKQDLHDMRKAIDQYAADKEALPQSLEDLVSAGYLREVPIDPITGEADWKVETDEDTISRTGGTGVVDVFSSASGESSDGKAYSDY from the coding sequence ATGAAGTTTTACGAAAAGATTAAAAATTTAGTAAGTCCACAAAAGCAACTACTGGCGACCGGCGACCGGCGACCGACTACCGGCGCATCCGGTTTTACCATGCTCGAATTGGTCATTGTGATGACGATTATCGTTATCCTCGCGGCAATCGGTGTGGTCAACTATCAGAAGTTGCAGATACACGCCCGCGAAACCGTCCTTAAACAAGACCTCCACGATATGCGCAAAGCCATAGACCAGTATGCTGCCGACAAAGAAGCCTTGCCGCAATCGCTCGAAGATTTGGTCAGCGCCGGTTATCTTCGCGAAGTTCCGATTGACCCGATAACCGGCGAAGCCGATTGGAAAGTTGAAACCGACGAAGACACCATTTCGCGAACCGGCGGCACCGGCGTCGTTGATGTTTTCAGTTCGGCAAGCGGCGAAAGTTCAGACGGCAAGGCTTATAGCGACTATTGA
- a CDS encoding prepilin-type N-terminal cleavage/methylation domain-containing protein, with translation MMTKATNSFLNLIVKNFSSNPQSAIRNPQLQQSAIRNPQSKGFTLLELIITITILSILTSVTIPLVRNSVKRERESELRLNLRQLRQAIDAYKRFAELNRNAIPIEWKTDSYYPKNLEILVEGFIPANTVGTTGNRIRFLRRLPIDPMTGKAEWGMKSYKDEPDSTSWGGEDVFDVYTTSDDTALNGTKYKDW, from the coding sequence ATGATGACGAAAGCAACAAATAGTTTTTTGAATTTGATTGTGAAAAATTTTTCCAGCAATCCACAATCTGCAATCCGCAATCCGCAATTGCAACAATCCGCAATCCGCAATCCGCAATCAAAGGGCTTCACCCTACTTGAACTCATCATCACCATCACGATTCTTTCGATTTTGACGAGCGTCACGATTCCGCTGGTTCGCAATTCCGTCAAACGTGAACGTGAAAGTGAATTGCGGTTGAATCTGCGACAATTGCGTCAGGCGATTGATGCCTACAAACGTTTTGCCGAACTTAACCGGAATGCCATTCCGATTGAGTGGAAGACCGATAGCTATTATCCGAAAAATCTGGAAATTCTCGTCGAAGGCTTCATCCCGGCAAATACGGTTGGCACAACCGGCAATCGCATACGCTTCTTGCGTCGTTTGCCGATTGACCCGATGACCGGCAAAGCCGAATGGGGCATGAAATCTTACAAAGATGAACCCGATTCGACCTCTTGGGGCGGCGAAGATGTTTTCGATGTTTATACGACAAGTGATGACACAGCATTAAACGGCACGAAGTATAAAGACTGGTAA
- a CDS encoding secretin N-terminal domain-containing protein, protein MQRAWVLLLVFTLGVPFAVFADHKKHFKEGQKAEAARQWDKAAQEYALAASEKPDSYEYVAYYSRALVNAAFQLVERGDKLADQKDFNAAYQAYRQAYAYDPGNELALIKARRMLEAQGLPTNDLPTTNDKAGPQYKPQDDDNPNTKASYTSKVVLPSGKNTVTRAVNVPTTGSRKFQPTNVILRDAGLLSTIEQIAQSMNLNVIFDQQVAAQYRNQRIQSLELRNVTYPKALEMILKTNNLMYSQQDTRTIVVAMDGLQSRMKYEPYAVRTFYIKYADVDQVKNALSSALQTKSATPIKQLNALVVRDTPANLEMIERMISSLDKAKAEVLIDVSIYEVSRNDLTAFGNQFGNADKNGNQIPFFGGFGQNGDTPFRPNTHILLNSNVLGFALGLAPSQISFFQSRGKAKLLASTQVHILDGEQQSIKIGRRIPIQTASLPSYTQPNTGRNGTNVNNLDSSFINAFGVGIPQIQYENVGLNIDMKPQVFEDEVQMQMKIESSSVDSSTSTLTPIFSQRQLSSFARVKDGQPTLIAGVSQNEESKTVKGIPVIGLIPILGRFFSTPDTKNSQNDVVITVTPHVLRRADIKEDDHFAINSGYAQDPSAQLSIQQIIDLADMIDAQQSQVAGSPTTPQMQPSQPITNTTPASQQGNLNQPGVVVSPVNNVSPNQPPALKPNVQAKPLDKVPPANDKGGNLNDDDDDDDDADTPQAGQAAGSSDQSPITVTVRSAGTLATRGQDLYVAINLSGNSTISSANLSLNFDPNILEVKSVRDGGLLRSGSGTPDIQFTADNGVLNVQMSRQGATAGVPARGMLLLLIFNVKGQGQSPLQLNEAQTFIRTGSGQVASLKFQSTQVEVR, encoded by the coding sequence ATGCAAAGAGCTTGGGTTCTATTGCTCGTCTTTACGCTTGGCGTTCCCTTTGCGGTGTTTGCCGATCACAAAAAACATTTCAAAGAAGGACAGAAAGCCGAAGCCGCGCGGCAATGGGACAAAGCCGCTCAAGAGTATGCTCTGGCCGCTTCTGAAAAACCCGATAGTTATGAATACGTCGCCTATTACAGCCGGGCGCTGGTGAATGCGGCGTTTCAGTTGGTTGAACGCGGCGATAAGCTTGCCGACCAGAAGGACTTTAACGCGGCTTATCAGGCATACCGTCAGGCTTATGCCTACGACCCGGGCAACGAACTCGCTTTGATCAAAGCCCGCCGGATGCTTGAAGCGCAAGGGCTACCGACCAACGATTTGCCAACAACAAATGACAAAGCCGGACCGCAATATAAACCTCAGGATGATGACAATCCCAACACCAAAGCATCCTATACCTCGAAAGTTGTTTTACCATCAGGCAAAAATACGGTCACCAGAGCGGTCAATGTGCCAACCACCGGCAGCCGGAAATTTCAACCGACCAATGTGATTTTGCGTGATGCCGGGCTTTTATCAACCATCGAACAAATCGCCCAGTCGATGAACCTGAACGTTATTTTCGATCAACAGGTTGCCGCGCAATATCGCAATCAACGCATCCAATCGCTTGAACTTCGCAATGTGACTTATCCGAAAGCGTTGGAAATGATTCTCAAGACCAACAATCTGATGTACTCGCAACAGGACACCCGCACCATCGTGGTTGCGATGGATGGTTTGCAATCGAGAATGAAATACGAGCCTTATGCGGTGCGCACGTTTTACATCAAATATGCAGACGTTGATCAGGTGAAAAACGCCCTGTCAAGCGCCCTGCAAACCAAATCTGCAACCCCGATCAAACAACTCAATGCTCTGGTGGTTCGCGATACCCCGGCAAACCTTGAAATGATCGAACGCATGATTTCTTCGCTCGATAAAGCCAAAGCCGAAGTGTTGATTGATGTGAGCATTTACGAAGTTTCGCGCAATGACCTGACGGCGTTTGGTAACCAATTTGGCAATGCAGATAAAAACGGCAATCAGATTCCTTTCTTCGGCGGATTTGGACAAAATGGCGATACACCTTTTAGACCGAATACCCATATCCTCTTAAACAGCAATGTTCTCGGTTTTGCGTTAGGACTTGCGCCCAGCCAAATCAGTTTCTTCCAGAGTCGCGGTAAAGCGAAACTCTTGGCGTCAACTCAGGTTCACATTCTCGACGGCGAACAACAAAGCATCAAAATTGGTCGAAGAATTCCGATTCAGACCGCCTCGCTGCCGTCTTACACTCAGCCCAATACCGGAAGAAACGGCACCAACGTAAACAATCTCGACAGCAGTTTCATCAATGCTTTCGGCGTCGGCATCCCGCAAATTCAATACGAGAACGTCGGTCTCAACATTGATATGAAGCCGCAGGTCTTCGAGGACGAAGTGCAGATGCAGATGAAGATTGAATCGTCTTCGGTGGATTCCAGCACCAGCACGTTGACGCCAATTTTCAGCCAGCGCCAGTTGTCATCCTTTGCGCGGGTGAAGGACGGGCAACCGACGTTGATTGCCGGGGTCAGTCAAAACGAAGAGAGCAAGACGGTCAAAGGCATACCGGTTATCGGATTGATTCCGATACTCGGACGATTCTTCTCAACGCCCGATACCAAGAATTCGCAAAACGATGTGGTCATTACCGTGACCCCGCACGTGTTGCGCCGCGCCGATATTAAAGAAGACGACCACTTTGCAATCAATTCCGGTTACGCGCAAGACCCGAGCGCGCAATTATCCATTCAACAAATCATCGATCTGGCGGATATGATTGACGCGCAACAATCACAGGTTGCGGGCAGTCCGACAACTCCGCAAATGCAACCGTCACAGCCCATCACCAATACGACTCCGGCATCGCAACAAGGCAACCTGAATCAACCCGGCGTCGTGGTTAGCCCGGTGAATAATGTTTCACCTAATCAACCGCCGGCGCTGAAACCCAATGTGCAGGCGAAACCGCTCGACAAAGTACCGCCAGCCAATGATAAAGGCGGCAATCTCAATGATGACGACGATGATGATGACGATGCGGATACGCCGCAAGCCGGACAAGCGGCAGGTTCAAGCGATCAGAGTCCCATTACGGTTACGGTGCGAAGCGCGGGAACCCTTGCCACCCGTGGGCAAGACCTCTATGTGGCAATCAACCTGAGCGGCAATTCAACAATTTCGTCGGCGAATCTGTCATTGAATTTCGACCCCAATATTTTGGAAGTAAAAAGCGTCCGCGATGGCGGGTTGTTGCGTTCGGGAAGCGGCACACCTGATATTCAATTCACCGCTGACAACGGGGTGTTGAATGTGCAGATGAGTCGGCAGGGCGCAACCGCAGGCGTACCGGCGCGCGGCATGCTGTTGCTGTTGATTTTTAATGTCAAAGGACAGGGACAATCCCCCTTACAGTTGAATGAAGCGCAAACCTTCATTCGCACAGGCAGCGGACAGGTGGCATCGTTGAAGTTCCAATCAACCCAGGTTGAAGTACGCTAA